From the Priestia koreensis genome, one window contains:
- a CDS encoding alpha/beta hydrolase produces MKLVAPKPFTFKGGDRAVLLLHGFTGNSADVRMLGRFLETKGYTCHAPIYSGHGVSPEELVHTGPKDWWKDVQDAYQSLRDEGYEDIAAVGLSLGGVFSLKLGYTVPIKGIVAMCAPMYIKSEEVMYEGVLEYAREYKKREGKTPEQIEEEMKKFEETPMTTLKELQNLIGDVRDSVDMIYAPTFVVQARNDHMINTDSANIIYNGVESPVKNIKWYEESGHAITFGKERDQLHEDVYQFLESLDW; encoded by the coding sequence ATGAAATTAGTTGCACCGAAACCTTTTACTTTTAAGGGTGGAGATCGAGCGGTTTTATTACTACATGGATTTACAGGAAATTCTGCTGATGTTCGCATGCTAGGAAGATTTTTAGAAACGAAAGGCTATACGTGTCATGCCCCAATCTACAGCGGCCATGGCGTATCACCAGAAGAGTTGGTTCATACGGGTCCAAAAGATTGGTGGAAGGATGTACAAGATGCGTATCAATCACTGCGTGACGAAGGCTATGAAGATATCGCAGCTGTGGGTCTTTCGCTAGGTGGCGTATTTTCATTGAAATTGGGTTACACTGTACCTATAAAGGGTATTGTGGCCATGTGTGCGCCTATGTACATTAAGAGCGAAGAAGTGATGTATGAAGGTGTTTTGGAATACGCTAGAGAATATAAAAAGCGTGAAGGAAAAACTCCTGAACAAATTGAAGAGGAAATGAAGAAGTTCGAAGAAACACCGATGACGACGCTAAAAGAGCTACAAAACCTTATTGGCGACGTGCGTGATTCTGTGGACATGATTTATGCTCCGACGTTTGTGGTACAAGCCCGCAATGATCACATGATTAATACGGACAGTGCGAATATTATTTATAACGGTGTTGAGTCACCGGTCAAAAACATCAAGTGGTATGAGGAATCTGGTCATGCCATCACGTTTGGTAAAGAACGTGATCAGCTCCATGAAGATGTATATCAATTTTTAGAGAGTTTAGATTGGTAA